The following coding sequences lie in one Halobacteria archaeon AArc-dxtr1 genomic window:
- the npdG gene encoding NADPH-dependent F420 reductase produces the protein MRIALVGGTGDIGEGLTLRFGRDTDHEILIGSRDPEKAREAVETYEAELASRDIEASIKGFDNEMVADRADVVVLAVPPYYVGDTVEAIAEKLDEDQILVTPAVGMKGDEHGMHYHPPSAGSVTELVASRAPDEVPVVGAFHNLAAGALADLDHELDLDTLVVGEGDPKDRVIALAEEIDGLRALDAGPLANAAEVESVTPLVINIAKHNEELHDVGVKWI, from the coding sequence ATGAGAATCGCACTAGTCGGCGGAACTGGAGACATCGGCGAGGGGCTCACACTGCGCTTTGGACGCGATACGGATCACGAGATTCTGATCGGTTCGCGCGACCCCGAAAAGGCCCGCGAGGCCGTCGAAACGTACGAGGCGGAGCTGGCCTCCCGGGACATTGAGGCGTCGATCAAAGGCTTCGACAACGAGATGGTTGCCGACCGCGCGGACGTCGTCGTCCTCGCCGTGCCGCCGTACTACGTCGGTGACACTGTCGAGGCCATCGCCGAGAAGCTAGACGAGGACCAGATTCTCGTCACTCCGGCAGTCGGAATGAAAGGCGACGAACACGGGATGCACTACCACCCACCGTCAGCGGGCAGCGTCACCGAACTCGTCGCCAGCCGGGCGCCGGACGAAGTACCCGTAGTTGGCGCCTTCCACAACCTCGCAGCGGGGGCGCTCGCCGACCTGGATCACGAACTCGACCTCGATACGCTCGTCGTCGGCGAGGGAGACCCGAAAGATCGGGTGATCGCACTGGCCGAAGAGATCGACGGGCTCCGAGCGCTCGACGCCGGGCCGCTCGCGAACGCAGCCGAGGTCGAGAGCGTCACCCCCCTAGTGATCAACATCGCCAAACACAACGAGGAGCTACACGACGTCGGCGTCAAGTGGATCTGA